The genomic DNA CAACGCGCGAGCCACCGCAACCCTCTGTTGCTGGCCGACCGAAAGCCGCCCGGCACTGGCCGTCAGAATATCCTTGGGCAGCCCCAAAGCGGTACACAGCACCGCCGCCTCGTTCACCGCCGCGCGTTTGCGCCGTTCAGGGGCGAAACACAGCGGCAACAGGATATTGTCGGACACGCTGGCATAGGGCAGCAGGTTGAATTGTTGAAAGATCACGCCGATCCCTTCGGCACGTAGCCGATCCCGCGCCCCGGCGTTCAGGCTGCTAACGTCGGTTCCCCCGATCGTCACCTGCCCGGCATCCGCCGTCACAATCCCGCAGATCAGCGACAGCAGCGTGGATTTCCCCGATCCGCTTTCGCCCAGCAGCAGTACGCTTTCGCCCGGTTGCACAGCAAATTCCGACACCGACAGGCCAAACGACGCCTGCCCCGGCCAGCGGAAACGGACATTATCCAGTATCAGTGCCGGCTCTGTCATCCTTACTCCAATGTCAGCTCGGGGGCTTCGGGGGTCAGTTCCGCCGTGCCAGCGCCGGTTTCGGTAACGTATTGCACCTCAACTTCCCGCGCATTGGCGAAATACTCAAAAAACGGGAAGCTGACGGAAGCCAGTGCATCTTCGTCGTCGCAGGCATAGGCATAGGTGGCGTGGAATTCGCTGTGCTTGGCATCATCGTGTTCGTCGTGCTCGTCGTCATGCTCGTCCCCGTGCTCGTCTTCATGCCCATCCTCATGCGCGTGATCTCCCGAATGAAGATGCACCAGAACTTCGGTCAGCCGACATCCCGCAGCTTCCGGCAGGCTCACGATGTTTTCAGGCATGAGCATGGTTCGGATGGCTGCCTCGACTGTGTTTTTATCTTCGGCCGAACTTGCCGCATATTCGAAACCGACAATATCCATACCGGGCGACAGCAGATTGATCTCGACCTTACCATGTTCGATCGCGATTTCGACCGCCGAAACACCATGCACATGCGCATCCATTTCACGTGTTTCCTGCGCCGATACCGAAGCGGAAAAAGAGACGGCAGCAAGGGCCAGAAGGAAGGGTTTCATGTTAGGTCCTTTCAGTTGGGGTTAATGCAGAGGTAGGCGAAATATTGCAACGCCCCGACACCAGTCAGGGGGAGGACGGTGACCGGAAGCCGTGTGTCGGTCATGCGCTAGCGTCCTTCTGTTCTGATTGGCGA from Roseovarius pelagicus includes the following:
- a CDS encoding ABC transporter ATP-binding protein; this encodes MTEPALILDNVRFRWPGQASFGLSVSEFAVQPGESVLLLGESGSGKSTLLSLICGIVTADAGQVTIGGTDVSSLNAGARDRLRAEGIGVIFQQFNLLPYASVSDNILLPLCFAPERRKRAAVNEAAVLCTALGLPKDILTASAGRLSVGQQQRVAVARALIGQPPLIVADEPTSALDAATQDTFLRLLFDRIAATRSSLLMVSHDERLGERFDRVVRLTDIAQIERHAA
- a CDS encoding DUF2796 domain-containing protein; translation: MKPFLLALAAVSFSASVSAQETREMDAHVHGVSAVEIAIEHGKVEINLLSPGMDIVGFEYAASSAEDKNTVEAAIRTMLMPENIVSLPEAAGCRLTEVLVHLHSGDHAHEDGHEDEHGDEHDDEHDEHDDAKHSEFHATYAYACDDEDALASVSFPFFEYFANAREVEVQYVTETGAGTAELTPEAPELTLE